One window of the Saccopteryx bilineata isolate mSacBil1 chromosome 2, mSacBil1_pri_phased_curated, whole genome shotgun sequence genome contains the following:
- the NEURL4 gene encoding neuralized-like protein 4 isoform X3 — protein sequence MAAGSGGSGGSGGGPGLGPGGGGGPGGSCPGPGSGAGLSSGGELHPRTGRLVSLSACGRTARRQQPGQEFNHGLVLSREPLCDGRVFTVRIDRKVNSWSGSIEIGVTALDPSVLDFPSSATGLKGGSWVVSGCSVLRDGHSVLEEYGQDLDQLGEGDRVGVERTVAGELRLWVNGRDCGVAATGLPARVWAVVDLYGKCTQITVLPPEPGFSPSTPIPTPPLEPSAPCEDSVLAEPGISRDEAFMVSPAQARPETFPNSLESHNDFASMELSEVVSSALLSTYSGGLLSVNLSSPPAGEGLGSSCAATSPILTSNDALLFHEKCGTLIKLSNNNKTAERRRPLDEFNNGVVMTNRPLRDNEMFEIRIDKLVDKWSGSIEIGVTTHNPNNLEYPATMTNLQSGTIMMSGCGILTNGKGTRREYCEFSLDELQEGDHIGLTRKSSSALHFFINGIDQGVATPLTPPVVYGVVDLYGMAVKVTIVHNNNHSDRLRRNNAILRALSPEGVLRRAAPATQAEPERLVFHPNCGQKAAITHEGRTALRPHATDDFNHGVVLSSRALRDGEVFQVRIDKMVDKWAGSIEIGVTTHNPAYLQLPSTMTNLRSGTWMMTGNGVMHNGTTILDEYGHNLDRLKAGDTVGVVRREDGTLHFFVNGMTQGPAAWNVPPGVYAVVDLYGQAAQATIVDDVEVTPVPEPLPEGNNQVSPGSPSPGAGGSDLRFHQLHGSNAVITNGGRTALRHNCRSEFNDAIVISNRALRDGELFEIVIQKMVDRWSGSIEAGVTAIRPEDLEFPNTMTDIDYDTWMLSGTAIMQDGNTMRNNYGCDLDALGTGARIGMMRTSKGDLHYFINGQDQGAACSGLPPGKEVYAVVDLYGQCVQVSITSATGPMDNSLATSNTATEKSFPLHSPVAGVAHRFHSICGKNITLEEDGTRAVRAAGYAHGLVFSTKELKTEEVFEVKVEELDEKWAGSLRVGLTTLAPGEMGPGSGGGPGLPPSLLELRMKTTWMVSSCEVRRDGLLQRMNYGRNLERLGVGSRVGIRRGADDSMHVMVDGEDMGPAATGIAKNVWAVLDLYGPVRSVSIVSSTRLDEPEGTQPPSPSLDTGSEGDEDEEDEEHGLGGQDPVAIMPPALKFLENHGKNILLSNGNRTASRVASYNQGIVVISQPLVPQLLVQVRIDFLNRHWTSSLVLGVITCPPERLNFPASACALKRAAWLLRGRGVFHNGLKICEKFGPNLDTCPEGTILGLRLDSSGGLHLHVNGMDQGVAVPDVPQPCHALVDLYGQCEQVTIVSPELGAASLKSAGNQGDMEKADVVDGIKESVCWGPPPAASPLKSCEYHALCSRFQELLLLPEDYFMPPPKRSLCYCESCRKIRGDEAHRRRGEPPREYALPFGWCRFNLRMNPHLEAGTLMKKWHMAYHGSNVAAIRRVLDRGELGAGTASILSCRPLKGEPRGGFEEPSENCAPPREEQPPPVLLSPSLQYAGAETLASKVPFRDPKFQRTHQAQVAFQVCVRPGSYTPGPPSAVLREPPDPHFSPAELEWVTKEKGATLLYALLVRVE from the exons ATGGCGGCGGGGtcgggtgggagtggggggtctGGTGGAGGCCCCGGGCTGGGGCCTGGTGGGGGTGGAGGCCCCGGCGGAAGCTGCCCAGGGCCGGGGTCTGGCGCGGGTTTGAGCAGCGGCGGGGAGCTGCACCCGCGCACTGGGCGCTTGGTGAGCCTTTCGGCCTGTGGGCGTACAGCGCGGCGGCAGCAGCCAGGCCAGGAATTTAACCACGGGCTGGTGTTGAGCCGGGAACCCTTGTGCGATGGACGCGTCTTCACCGTCCGCATCGATCGCAAG GTCAACTCCTGGAGTGGCTCCATTGAGATTGGGGTGACGGCACTGGACCCCAGTGTGCTGGACTTCCCAAGCAGCGCCACAGGGCTGAAGGGGGGCTCGTGGGTAGTGTCGGGCTGCTCAGTGCTGAGGGATGGACATTCTGTGCTGGAGGAGTATGGTCAGGACCTGGACCAGCTTGGCGAAGGGGATCGCGTGGGCGTGGAACGCACAGTTGCTGGGGAGCTGCGGCTCTGGGTGAATGGGCGGGATTGTGGTGTGGCTGCCACAGGCCTGCCTGCTCGTGTCTGGGCTGTAGTGGACCTTTATGGCAAATGCACCCAAATCACTGTGTTACCCCCTGAGCCAGGCTTCAGCCCCTCTACTCCCATCCCCACACCTCCCCTAgagccctctgctccctgtgaagATTCTGTTTTGGCTGAACCCGGGATCTCTAGGGATGAAG CCTTCATGGTGTCCCCAGCACAGGCCCGGCCGGAGACGTTTCCTAACAGCCTTGAGTCGCATAATG ACTTTGCCAGCATGGAGCTCTCTGAGGTGGTGAGCAGTGCCCTCCTGTCTACCTACAGTGGGGGGCTGCTGAGTGTGAACCTGAGCTCCCCACCAGCAGGGGAAGGACTGGGGTCTAGCTGTGCTGCCACCTCGCCCATCCTAACTTCCAATGACGCCCTGCTCTTTCATGAGAAATGCGGAACTCTCATCAAACTTAGCAACAATAATAAGACGGCTGAGCGTCGCCGGCCCCTGGATGAATTCAACAATGGGGTTGTCATGACCAACCGCCCACTCCGGGACAATGAGATGTTTGAG ATCCGCATTGACAAGCTCGTAGATAAGTGGTCTGGCTCCATTGAGATCGGTGTCACTACCCACAACCCCAACAATTTGGAATACCCAGCCACCATGACCAATCTGCAGTCAG GCACCATCATGATGAGTGGCTGTGGGATCCTGACCAATGGCAAGGGCACCCGCCGGGAGTACTGTGAATTCAGTCTGGATGAGCTGCAG GAGGGTGACCACATTGGTCTCACGAGGAAGTCCAGTTCTGCCCTCCACTTCTTCATTAACGGCATTGATCAGG GCGTGGCTACCCCATTGACACCCCCAGTGGTGTATGGTGTGGTGGACTTGTATGGGATGGCAGTGAAGGTGACCATCGTCCACAATAACAACCACAGTGACCGTCTGCGCCGGAACAATGCCATCCTGCGGGCGCTGTCCCCTGAGGGTGTTCTCCGCCGTGCTGCTCCTGCTACCCAGGCAGAGCCTGAACGCTTGGTCTTCCACCCCAACTGTGGACAGAAGGCAGCTATCACCCACGAGGGACGCACTGCTCTCAGGCCCCA TGCCACCGATGACTTCAATCATGGCGTggtgctgagcagcagagccctGCGGGATGGAGAGGTATTCCAGGTGCGCATCGACAAGATGGTGGACAAGTGGGCTGGCTCCATTGAGATTGGTGTCACCACCCACAATCCTGCCTACCTCCAATTGCCCTCCACCATGACCAACTTGCGTTCGG GGACCTGGATGATGACTGGGAATGGGGTGATGCACAATGGGACAACCATCTTGGATGAATATGGGCACAACCTGGACCGCCTCAAG GCAGGGGACACGGTGGGCGTGGTTCGACGAGAGGATGGGACCCTCCACTTCTTTGTCAATGGGATGACTCAGGGCCCCGCTGCCTGGAACGTGCCCCCGGGCGTCTACGCAGTTGTGGATCTCTATGGCCAGGCGGCCCAGGCCACCATTGTGGACGACGTGG AGGTGACCCCAGTCCCCGAGCCACTCCCTGAGGGGAACAACCAGGTGTCTCCAGGTTCCCCATCGCCGGGGGCCGGGGGCTCTGACCTGCGCTTCCACCAGCTGCATGGCAGTAACGCAGTCATCACTAATGGGGGCCGCACTGCACTCCGTCACAACTGCCGCAGCGAATTTAATGACGCCATTGTTATCTCCAACCG GGCCCTGCGGGATGGAGAGCTGTTTGAAATTGTCATTCAGAAGATGGTGGACCGCTGGTCAGGCTCCATCGAGGCTG GAGTGACCGCTATTCGACCAGAGGACCTGGAATTCCCCAACACTATGACAGACATTGACTATGATACCTGGATGCTAAG CGGCACAGCTATCATGCAAGATGGTAACACGATGCGCAACAACTATGGGTGCGACCTTGACGCATTAGGCACAGGTGCACGCATTGGCATGATGCGAACTTCCAAGGGCGATCTACACTACTTCATCAATGGCCAGGACCAAGGCGCTGCCTGCTCGGGCTTGCCTCCGGGTAAAG AGGTGTACGCGGTAGTGGATCTCTATGGCCAGTgtgtccaagtgtccatcaccaGCGCTACCGGCCCTATGGACAACAGCCTGGCCACCAGCAACACCGCTACTGAGAAGTCATTCCCCCTGCACTCCCCAG TGGCTGGTGtggctcaccggttccacagtatcTGCGGCAAAAACATCACTCTGGAGGAGGATGGCACGAGGGCAGTGCGAGCAGCTGGCTATGCTCATGGCCTTGTCTTCAGCACCAAAGAGCTCAAGACTGAGGAAGTCTTTGAG GTCAAAGTGGAGGAGCTGGATGAGAAGTGGGCAGGTTCTCTCCGGGTCGGGCTGACCACACTAGCCCCCGGGGAGATGGGGCCTGGGTCAGGTGGTGGCCCcgggctgcctccctccctgctaGAGCTCCGGATGAAGACCACCTGGATGGTGTCCAGCTGTGAAGTGCGGCGTGATGGGCTGCTCCAGAGGATGAACTATGGCCGGAACCTAGAGAGACTGGGG GTGGGGAGCCGTGTGGGCATTCGGCGGGGAGCCGATGACTCGATGCACGTCATGGTAGATGGAGAGGATATGGGGCCTGCAGCCACTGGCATTGCCAAG AACGTGTGGGCTGTGTTGGACCTGTACGGGCCAGTGCGGAGTGTGTCTATTGTCAGCTCCACAAGGCTGGATGAGCCAGAAGGCACCCAGCCTCCTTCTCCCAGCTTGGATACCGGAAGTGAGGGCGATGAGGATGAGGAGGACGAGGAGCATGGCCTGGGA GGCCAGGATCCAGTGGCCATTATGCCTCCAGCCCTCAAGTTCCTGGAGAACCATGGGAAGAACATCCTCTTGTCCAATGGGAACCGTACAGCTTCACGGGTAGCCAGCTACAATCAGGGCATTGTGGTCATCAGCCAGCCCCTGGTGCCACAGCTGCTGGTCCAG GTACGGATAGACTTCCTGAACCGGCATTGGACATCTTCCCTTGTCCTGGGAGTCATCACCTGCCCACCTGAGAGGCTCAACTTCCctgcttctgcatgtgcccttaaACGGGCAGCCTGGCTGTTGCGGGGCCGTGGAGTCTTCCACAATGGCCTCAAG ATCTGTGAGAAGTTTGGGCCAAATCTGGACACGTGCCCTGAAGGCACCATCCTGGGACTGCGGCTAGACAGCTCTGGAGGTCTGCACCTCCATGTCAATGGGATGGACCAGGGGGTGGCTGTGCCAGACGTCCCCCAGCCCTGCCATGCACTCGTGGACCTCTATGGGCAGTGTGAGCAG GTGACGATTGTGAGCCCTGAACTGGGCGCTGCCAGTTTAAAGAGTGCTGGAAACCAGGGGGACATGGAGAAAGCTGATGTGGTGGATG GGATCAAGGAGAGCGTATGCTGGGGTCCACCGCCTGCTGCCAGCCCTCTCAAGAGCTGCGAGTACCATGCCCTTTGCTCCCGTTTCCAAGAACTACTGCTGCTTCCAG AGGATTATTTCATGCCTCCACCGAAGCGCAGCCTGTGCTACTGTGAGTCTTGTCGGAAGATACGAGGGGATGAGGCCCACAGACGCCGTGGGGAACCCCCCCGGGAATATGCCCTACCCTTTGGCTGGTGCAGGTTCAACCTCAG GATGAATCCCCACCTGGAGGCTGGGACACTAATGAAGAAGTGGCACATGGCATATCACGGGAGCAACGTGGCAGCCATCCGGAGGGTGCTAGACCGAGGGGAGTTGGGAGCAG GCACTGCCTCCATCCTGAGCTGCCGACCCTTGAAAGGAGAGCCCAGGGGAGGGTTTGAGGAGCCGAGTGAGAACTGCGCGCCTCCTCGGGAGGAGCAGCCCCCGCCAGTGctgctttctccctccctccagtaTGCTGGGGCTGAGACCCTGGCGTCCAAAGTGCC ATTCCGGGACCCCAAATTCCAGCGGACACACCAGGCCCAGGTGGCGTTCCAGGTGTGTGTGCGCCCTGGCTCTTACACGCCTGGCCCTCCTTCTGCTGTCCTCAGAGAACCTCCTGACCCTCACTTCAGCCCAGCCGAACTTGAGTGGGTAACCAAGGAGAAGGGTGCCACACTCCTCTATGCCCTGCTGGTACGAGTTGAATGA
- the NEURL4 gene encoding neuralized-like protein 4 isoform X7, translating to MAAGSGGSGGSGGGPGLGPGGGGGPGGSCPGPGSGAGLSSGGELHPRTGRLVSLSACGRTARRQQPGQEFNHGLVLSREPLCDGRVFTVRIDRKVNSWSGSIEIGVTALDPSVLDFPSSATGLKGGSWVVSGCSVLRDGHSVLEEYGQDLDQLGEGDRVGVERTVAGELRLWVNGRDCGVAATGLPARVWAVVDLYGKCTQITVLPPEPGFSPSTPIPTPPLEPSAPCEDSVLAEPGISRDEDFASMELSEVVSSALLSTYSGGLLSVNLSSPPAGEGLGSSCAATSPILTSNDALLFHEKCGTLIKLSNNNKTAERRRPLDEFNNGVVMTNRPLRDNEMFEIRIDKLVDKWSGSIEIGVTTHNPNNLEYPATMTNLQSGTIMMSGCGILTNGKGTRREYCEFSLDELQEGDHIGLTRKSSSALHFFINGIDQGVATPLTPPVVYGVVDLYGMAVKVTIVHNNNHSDRLRRNNAILRALSPEGVLRRAAPATQAEPERLVFHPNCGQKAAITHEGRTALRPHATDDFNHGVVLSSRALRDGEVFQVRIDKMVDKWAGSIEIGVTTHNPAYLQLPSTMTNLRSGTWMMTGNGVMHNGTTILDEYGHNLDRLKAGDTVGVVRREDGTLHFFVNGMTQGPAAWNVPPGVYAVVDLYGQAAQATIVDDVEVTPVPEPLPEGNNQVSPGSPSPGAGGSDLRFHQLHGSNAVITNGGRTALRHNCRSEFNDAIVISNRALRDGELFEIVIQKMVDRWSGSIEAGVTAIRPEDLEFPNTMTDIDYDTWMLSGTAIMQDGNTMRNNYGCDLDALGTGARIGMMRTSKGDLHYFINGQDQGAACSGLPPEVYAVVDLYGQCVQVSITSATGPMDNSLATSNTATEKSFPLHSPVAGVAHRFHSICGKNITLEEDGTRAVRAAGYAHGLVFSTKELKTEEVFEVKVEELDEKWAGSLRVGLTTLAPGEMGPGSGGGPGLPPSLLELRMKTTWMVSSCEVRRDGLLQRMNYGRNLERLGVGSRVGIRRGADDSMHVMVDGEDMGPAATGIAKNVWAVLDLYGPVRSVSIVSSTRLDEPEGTQPPSPSLDTGSEGDEDEEDEEHGLGGQDPVAIMPPALKFLENHGKNILLSNGNRTASRVASYNQGIVVISQPLVPQLLVQVRIDFLNRHWTSSLVLGVITCPPERLNFPASACALKRAAWLLRGRGVFHNGLKICEKFGPNLDTCPEGTILGLRLDSSGGLHLHVNGMDQGVAVPDVPQPCHALVDLYGQCEQVTIVSPELGAASLKSAGNQGDMEKADVVDGIKESVCWGPPPAASPLKSCEYHALCSRFQELLLLPEDYFMPPPKRSLCYCESCRKIRGDEAHRRRGEPPREYALPFGWCRFNLRMNPHLEAGTLMKKWHMAYHGSNVAAIRRVLDRGELGAGTASILSCRPLKGEPRGGFEEPSENCAPPREEQPPPVLLSPSLQYAGAETLASKVPFRDPKFQRTHQAQVAFQVCVRPGSYTPGPPSAVLREPPDPHFSPAELEWVTKEKGATLLYALLVRVE from the exons ATGGCGGCGGGGtcgggtgggagtggggggtctGGTGGAGGCCCCGGGCTGGGGCCTGGTGGGGGTGGAGGCCCCGGCGGAAGCTGCCCAGGGCCGGGGTCTGGCGCGGGTTTGAGCAGCGGCGGGGAGCTGCACCCGCGCACTGGGCGCTTGGTGAGCCTTTCGGCCTGTGGGCGTACAGCGCGGCGGCAGCAGCCAGGCCAGGAATTTAACCACGGGCTGGTGTTGAGCCGGGAACCCTTGTGCGATGGACGCGTCTTCACCGTCCGCATCGATCGCAAG GTCAACTCCTGGAGTGGCTCCATTGAGATTGGGGTGACGGCACTGGACCCCAGTGTGCTGGACTTCCCAAGCAGCGCCACAGGGCTGAAGGGGGGCTCGTGGGTAGTGTCGGGCTGCTCAGTGCTGAGGGATGGACATTCTGTGCTGGAGGAGTATGGTCAGGACCTGGACCAGCTTGGCGAAGGGGATCGCGTGGGCGTGGAACGCACAGTTGCTGGGGAGCTGCGGCTCTGGGTGAATGGGCGGGATTGTGGTGTGGCTGCCACAGGCCTGCCTGCTCGTGTCTGGGCTGTAGTGGACCTTTATGGCAAATGCACCCAAATCACTGTGTTACCCCCTGAGCCAGGCTTCAGCCCCTCTACTCCCATCCCCACACCTCCCCTAgagccctctgctccctgtgaagATTCTGTTTTGGCTGAACCCGGGATCTCTAGGGATGAAG ACTTTGCCAGCATGGAGCTCTCTGAGGTGGTGAGCAGTGCCCTCCTGTCTACCTACAGTGGGGGGCTGCTGAGTGTGAACCTGAGCTCCCCACCAGCAGGGGAAGGACTGGGGTCTAGCTGTGCTGCCACCTCGCCCATCCTAACTTCCAATGACGCCCTGCTCTTTCATGAGAAATGCGGAACTCTCATCAAACTTAGCAACAATAATAAGACGGCTGAGCGTCGCCGGCCCCTGGATGAATTCAACAATGGGGTTGTCATGACCAACCGCCCACTCCGGGACAATGAGATGTTTGAG ATCCGCATTGACAAGCTCGTAGATAAGTGGTCTGGCTCCATTGAGATCGGTGTCACTACCCACAACCCCAACAATTTGGAATACCCAGCCACCATGACCAATCTGCAGTCAG GCACCATCATGATGAGTGGCTGTGGGATCCTGACCAATGGCAAGGGCACCCGCCGGGAGTACTGTGAATTCAGTCTGGATGAGCTGCAG GAGGGTGACCACATTGGTCTCACGAGGAAGTCCAGTTCTGCCCTCCACTTCTTCATTAACGGCATTGATCAGG GCGTGGCTACCCCATTGACACCCCCAGTGGTGTATGGTGTGGTGGACTTGTATGGGATGGCAGTGAAGGTGACCATCGTCCACAATAACAACCACAGTGACCGTCTGCGCCGGAACAATGCCATCCTGCGGGCGCTGTCCCCTGAGGGTGTTCTCCGCCGTGCTGCTCCTGCTACCCAGGCAGAGCCTGAACGCTTGGTCTTCCACCCCAACTGTGGACAGAAGGCAGCTATCACCCACGAGGGACGCACTGCTCTCAGGCCCCA TGCCACCGATGACTTCAATCATGGCGTggtgctgagcagcagagccctGCGGGATGGAGAGGTATTCCAGGTGCGCATCGACAAGATGGTGGACAAGTGGGCTGGCTCCATTGAGATTGGTGTCACCACCCACAATCCTGCCTACCTCCAATTGCCCTCCACCATGACCAACTTGCGTTCGG GGACCTGGATGATGACTGGGAATGGGGTGATGCACAATGGGACAACCATCTTGGATGAATATGGGCACAACCTGGACCGCCTCAAG GCAGGGGACACGGTGGGCGTGGTTCGACGAGAGGATGGGACCCTCCACTTCTTTGTCAATGGGATGACTCAGGGCCCCGCTGCCTGGAACGTGCCCCCGGGCGTCTACGCAGTTGTGGATCTCTATGGCCAGGCGGCCCAGGCCACCATTGTGGACGACGTGG AGGTGACCCCAGTCCCCGAGCCACTCCCTGAGGGGAACAACCAGGTGTCTCCAGGTTCCCCATCGCCGGGGGCCGGGGGCTCTGACCTGCGCTTCCACCAGCTGCATGGCAGTAACGCAGTCATCACTAATGGGGGCCGCACTGCACTCCGTCACAACTGCCGCAGCGAATTTAATGACGCCATTGTTATCTCCAACCG GGCCCTGCGGGATGGAGAGCTGTTTGAAATTGTCATTCAGAAGATGGTGGACCGCTGGTCAGGCTCCATCGAGGCTG GAGTGACCGCTATTCGACCAGAGGACCTGGAATTCCCCAACACTATGACAGACATTGACTATGATACCTGGATGCTAAG CGGCACAGCTATCATGCAAGATGGTAACACGATGCGCAACAACTATGGGTGCGACCTTGACGCATTAGGCACAGGTGCACGCATTGGCATGATGCGAACTTCCAAGGGCGATCTACACTACTTCATCAATGGCCAGGACCAAGGCGCTGCCTGCTCGGGCTTGCCTCCGG AGGTGTACGCGGTAGTGGATCTCTATGGCCAGTgtgtccaagtgtccatcaccaGCGCTACCGGCCCTATGGACAACAGCCTGGCCACCAGCAACACCGCTACTGAGAAGTCATTCCCCCTGCACTCCCCAG TGGCTGGTGtggctcaccggttccacagtatcTGCGGCAAAAACATCACTCTGGAGGAGGATGGCACGAGGGCAGTGCGAGCAGCTGGCTATGCTCATGGCCTTGTCTTCAGCACCAAAGAGCTCAAGACTGAGGAAGTCTTTGAG GTCAAAGTGGAGGAGCTGGATGAGAAGTGGGCAGGTTCTCTCCGGGTCGGGCTGACCACACTAGCCCCCGGGGAGATGGGGCCTGGGTCAGGTGGTGGCCCcgggctgcctccctccctgctaGAGCTCCGGATGAAGACCACCTGGATGGTGTCCAGCTGTGAAGTGCGGCGTGATGGGCTGCTCCAGAGGATGAACTATGGCCGGAACCTAGAGAGACTGGGG GTGGGGAGCCGTGTGGGCATTCGGCGGGGAGCCGATGACTCGATGCACGTCATGGTAGATGGAGAGGATATGGGGCCTGCAGCCACTGGCATTGCCAAG AACGTGTGGGCTGTGTTGGACCTGTACGGGCCAGTGCGGAGTGTGTCTATTGTCAGCTCCACAAGGCTGGATGAGCCAGAAGGCACCCAGCCTCCTTCTCCCAGCTTGGATACCGGAAGTGAGGGCGATGAGGATGAGGAGGACGAGGAGCATGGCCTGGGA GGCCAGGATCCAGTGGCCATTATGCCTCCAGCCCTCAAGTTCCTGGAGAACCATGGGAAGAACATCCTCTTGTCCAATGGGAACCGTACAGCTTCACGGGTAGCCAGCTACAATCAGGGCATTGTGGTCATCAGCCAGCCCCTGGTGCCACAGCTGCTGGTCCAG GTACGGATAGACTTCCTGAACCGGCATTGGACATCTTCCCTTGTCCTGGGAGTCATCACCTGCCCACCTGAGAGGCTCAACTTCCctgcttctgcatgtgcccttaaACGGGCAGCCTGGCTGTTGCGGGGCCGTGGAGTCTTCCACAATGGCCTCAAG ATCTGTGAGAAGTTTGGGCCAAATCTGGACACGTGCCCTGAAGGCACCATCCTGGGACTGCGGCTAGACAGCTCTGGAGGTCTGCACCTCCATGTCAATGGGATGGACCAGGGGGTGGCTGTGCCAGACGTCCCCCAGCCCTGCCATGCACTCGTGGACCTCTATGGGCAGTGTGAGCAG GTGACGATTGTGAGCCCTGAACTGGGCGCTGCCAGTTTAAAGAGTGCTGGAAACCAGGGGGACATGGAGAAAGCTGATGTGGTGGATG GGATCAAGGAGAGCGTATGCTGGGGTCCACCGCCTGCTGCCAGCCCTCTCAAGAGCTGCGAGTACCATGCCCTTTGCTCCCGTTTCCAAGAACTACTGCTGCTTCCAG AGGATTATTTCATGCCTCCACCGAAGCGCAGCCTGTGCTACTGTGAGTCTTGTCGGAAGATACGAGGGGATGAGGCCCACAGACGCCGTGGGGAACCCCCCCGGGAATATGCCCTACCCTTTGGCTGGTGCAGGTTCAACCTCAG GATGAATCCCCACCTGGAGGCTGGGACACTAATGAAGAAGTGGCACATGGCATATCACGGGAGCAACGTGGCAGCCATCCGGAGGGTGCTAGACCGAGGGGAGTTGGGAGCAG GCACTGCCTCCATCCTGAGCTGCCGACCCTTGAAAGGAGAGCCCAGGGGAGGGTTTGAGGAGCCGAGTGAGAACTGCGCGCCTCCTCGGGAGGAGCAGCCCCCGCCAGTGctgctttctccctccctccagtaTGCTGGGGCTGAGACCCTGGCGTCCAAAGTGCC ATTCCGGGACCCCAAATTCCAGCGGACACACCAGGCCCAGGTGGCGTTCCAGGTGTGTGTGCGCCCTGGCTCTTACACGCCTGGCCCTCCTTCTGCTGTCCTCAGAGAACCTCCTGACCCTCACTTCAGCCCAGCCGAACTTGAGTGGGTAACCAAGGAGAAGGGTGCCACACTCCTCTATGCCCTGCTGGTACGAGTTGAATGA